The genomic interval TAAGTAGAAAAAAAGCTACCTTATTGTTATCTATAGGACTATTTCTTCTATCAATTCCTAGCACATTGTCTTTTGGAGCATGGAGTGAGTTGAAAGTATTTAGTTTGACTTTATTTGACTTATTCGACTACGTAGCATCTTACATATTTTTGCCAGTAGGTGGCATACTCACCTGTATTTTTGTTGGATGGGTATGGGGTACAAAAAATGCCTTCAAGGAAATTTCAAGTAATGGAATGTATTCTTTCAAAGGCTATAATATATATAATATTATAATTAAGTATCTAGCACCTATAGCAATTTTTATTATTTTACTATATTCAACTAATATAATTAAACTTTAAATTGACGTATGACATGGGACGGTTCTTTGTAAAATCTATTCATTGTTATCGCAAACTTCTTCCAATTTTTCATACTGAATATTTTGCTCAATACCCCATTTTTTAAGTACTTCTTCCGTCCCAATCCATACTTTTGTTTTTATAGGTATATATTCATATAATTCTTCTACATCTTGATTTATCATTCTAATACATCCATGAGATATATATTCTCCAATGGAAAAAGGAGATGAATTTCCATGTATGCCATAGCCCTTGTGTTTCTCAGTGGAAAGACCTAACCATCGCTTTCCTAGAGGGTTGTTAGGTGCTCCACCTTTTATAGGCTTATACTTGCCACCCATTCCTCCCCAGTAAGGATTTTGGGTTTTATTAACTATAGTGAATTTATAATCTGGAGTTGGAGTTTTGGATTTTCCCAATGCCACTGGGTATTTTTTATATACTTCTCCCTTGTTATATACCGTCAATATCTTTTTAGTTTTATTTATGACAATGAACCATTCAGCTTTCTCCATCTCTTTTGGAATTGTATCTATAACCTTTTTTTCTGTTTCTTCCAATGCCTTTTTGGTATCATCTCCAATAATTGGATTTACAATTATATTATTTTCTGCTTGAAATCTCAATAATGCATATCTCTCATCCAGCTGTTTGGCATTAAATTCTTTTCCAATATAGTTCTTTAATATATCTTCATTTTCTAAAGTTTCTCCATAACAAACATTACAGGACAACAAAAAAATAATTATGATTGCTCCCGTTCTCTTTAGAATATTATTTAACATAGCAACAATTCCCCCTTTATACATTCTATTCACTTTCCCTAAAAAAGACTCCTATTGAATAATTAAAACACAAAAAATGCTTCCATTGGAAGCATTTAAAATCAAAAATTAAATTTGGCGCGCCCTGAGGGACTCGAACCCCCGACCAACTGATTCGAAGTCAGCGACTCTATCCAAACGTGTATATATCAACGTTTCTCAAGGTTTTTTGGTCTATAGATACAGTGATTATCAATCATTTTCAGTATCTATATTATACCCATATTACACAAAATAAGTCAACTTATATTTACCTTCCACACATTAATATTTCTTTTTCAATTGCAATTTCACCTGTTTCAACATCAGTTGCAATTAATTTTATATTTTTCTTTCCTACAAAATCATTTG from Sporanaerobacter acetigenes DSM 13106 carries:
- a CDS encoding L,D-transpeptidase, producing the protein MLNNILKRTGAIIIIFLLSCNVCYGETLENEDILKNYIGKEFNAKQLDERYALLRFQAENNIIVNPIIGDDTKKALEETEKKVIDTIPKEMEKAEWFIVINKTKKILTVYNKGEVYKKYPVALGKSKTPTPDYKFTIVNKTQNPYWGGMGGKYKPIKGGAPNNPLGKRWLGLSTEKHKGYGIHGNSSPFSIGEYISHGCIRMINQDVEELYEYIPIKTKVWIGTEEVLKKWGIEQNIQYEKLEEVCDNNE